The Deinococcus malanensis nucleotide sequence CGTCACGGCTCACTTTGCCAACGGCACCACTGCCCGTCGGAGCACCCACCTCATTGTGACAATCCCCTCACCCCCATGAACACGCCGTCCCGTAGCCCACACCCACCAGGCGAAAGCCAGCATTCCCACATCCTTGCCGTTTCCGGAGGTCTTATGAAAACTCTGTCATTACTTGCTCTGCTCTCCCTCGCTTCGTCCGCTGCTGCGGATGTGTATATCAGCGGCCCACGCACGCTCACCCTGAAGCCCGGCACCAACGAAGTCATCGAGTACACCCTGACCAATTCAGGCACGTCACCCGTGCGCGCGACCATCTTCAGCAACGATTACACGCAGGCGCCCGACGGCACCATGGTGCACGCGCCGGCCCTGAGCCTGCCGCACAGTCTCGAGCGGTTCATGAAGTTCAACCAGACAGCCTATGTGGTTCCAGCCCAAGGGACCGTCAAGGTCCGCGCCAATGTTTCTGTACCTGCAACCGCCACCGGCGGGTACTGGGGCGTCATTGGGGTCGACGCAGAGACTCCGGCGGTTAGTGCAGGCGGAAACGCGGTAGGAATCCGGGTGCGGTACGCCATGGTGACGGCCCTTGAAGTCACGGGGACAATGAACCACGACGTCCGGATTGAGAATGTTGCCACCGAATCGGGAAGCTCTCCCAACGTCCAGGTCACCTTCCGGAATAGCGGTAATGCCTACGAACGATTCACGCTGCGGGTGACCTACCAGGACACCGCCGGACGTAAGACCGAAACCACCCTCCCGTCCGTGGTTCTTCCGGGAACCGTGGACCTGGTGGTCGCTGCACCCCCAACGCTGGCTGCCGGAACATACGCCGTGTTCGTGACCGCTGAGTACGCCAACGGCACCCGCGCCGAAGCGGTCTCCACTGTCAACATCGTACGTAACTAACCCGCTGACCTCGGAACCGCAAGTGCCCAAGCCTTATACGCATGGGCTCGTGTCTAGCCTGAAGACATGCACGCTCGGGTTATCCCCGAATGCACGCTTCAGATAGTGGGCCATCTGTCGCTCGGCCTCATCCCCAGCTTTCTGGAATCGGTCACCGGTAGGCTGGCGAAGATAGTCCTTAACAATCATGGGGAGTCACAGAGTACCGGTGCCTTGCGCCCCATGCATTGCATCTTACCGAGGAGAGTTCGTGGCGACATTTATTGCCTTTCTGCAAACGGGGGTGGGGTTATGGAACCTTCTCCCCCGGATGAGCGGAGAATAACGTTCTCGGTGGTATTGCACACAGGCAAGATCGATTTGATGACGACCATGAATCTGTAGACGGCCTGGATAACCGATGAGGTCAAAATTATCCTGTACGGCGAGTCCACCATGATCGAATAACACATGATGGTTCGGGCAGAGGCACAGTAAGTTTGAGGCCGAATCGGGACCATCATGCGGACTTCCTAAAGGCCGAATATGAGCTGCCTCGGCATATGGACCTTCAGACGTCTCCAATCGCGTTCCACAGATCTGGCACTGGTAGTCATAGAGGACCTTGATAGCCCGGGCAACCGCGGTATCACGAATAATGCGCTGCACAACGGTGGCTCTCCGGATCACTGAACCAGATTCCGCTGATTCATTTGCGAAAGATTCTTCAACCTCCACTTTGACCAGTCGGAACCGCCAGATGCGATACCCGGACCGCCCCAGCTCTTGCCAATGATCTTCTACACGGTAGAGCCCGCTGTATTGGTACCCCGTCAATGGAGAAAACGGAGAGCGGTGCCGGCTACCCCGTGTCACCCGAAGAGGTAGGCCATCACGATGGTTGAGCGCCAACGCCAGGTTGCCTCGAACCAGTTCTTGATGGGCGACCTGCTTTCCGGTCGCGGGGTCGCGACCCCCTTCGCCGGTGTACACGATGACGTCTCCCTCGTCATGATCGTCTTCATAGCCGCCGGAGAGGACGATCGAATCGGCACCTTCAAAACCAGAGCCACTGATACCTGCTTGCGTAGGTGGGTGAACTTTGGCATCACGGAGTTCTTGGCGAGAAGCGAAGGTGGCGCCTTCCGGGACCCCTGGAATGGCGCCGAAGTG carries:
- a CDS encoding YDG/SRA domain-containing protein, coding for MSTRHFGAIPGVPEGATFASRQELRDAKVHPPTQAGISGSGFEGADSIVLSGGYEDDHDEGDVIVYTGEGGRDPATGKQVAHQELVRGNLALALNHRDGLPLRVTRGSRHRSPFSPLTGYQYSGLYRVEDHWQELGRSGYRIWRFRLVKVEVEESFANESAESGSVIRRATVVQRIIRDTAVARAIKVLYDYQCQICGTRLETSEGPYAEAAHIRPLGSPHDGPDSASNLLCLCPNHHVLFDHGGLAVQDNFDLIGYPGRLQIHGRHQIDLACVQYHRERYSPLIRGRRFHNPTPVCRKAINVATNSPR